The genomic region GCGACTTCCGCGACGCCNNNNNNNNNNCCTGATCGGGCCGCGCCGGTTCCTGGAACGGCTCTGGGATCTGGTGGGCCAGTGCGAGCGCCGGACCCTGACGGGCGAGGAGATCCATCGCGACATCGTGGTCAAGTGGAACGCCACCAAGAAGAAGGTGACCCGCGACCTCGAGACCCTCGGCTACAACACCGCCATCGCGGCGATGATGGAGCTGCTGAACGCGATGCGCGACAGCAACTGCTCGGAGCGGCAGATCGTCAAGGACTTGGTGATCATGGTGGCGCCGTTCGCGCCGCACTTTG from Candidatus Binatia bacterium harbors:
- a CDS encoding leucine--tRNA ligase; translated protein: LIGPRRFLERLWDLVGQCERRTLTGEEIHRDIVVKWNATKKKVTRDLETLGYNTAIAAMMELLNAMRDSNCSERQIVKDLVIMVAPFAPHF